In Arthrobacter sp. QXT-31, one genomic interval encodes:
- the selD gene encoding selenide, water dikinase SelD, whose amino-acid sequence MALDQEQSGAVRLTGYAHGGGCACKIPPGELEDVVRGLAGQTHPDVLVGLDGGDDASAVLVSEDLAVLSTADFFTPVVDDAYDWGRIAAANALSDIYAMGGRPVSAINLVGWPRGVLPMELLAEVLRGGLAVAAEAGCPVTGGHSVDDPEPKYGMAVTGIADPGKLLRNDAARPGLPLTLTKPIGLGFLNNRHKQTGEVFDEAVATMVQLNREAAGAAVQRGLRAATDVTGFGLLGHLYKMCRASGVGAVIDQSAVPLVSGAREALRDGFVSGGTRRNLDWVRPHLRPGPGVSEENLLALADAQTSGGLLVVGELPGHPVVGYTTEGPGIEVR is encoded by the coding sequence ATGGCCCTAGATCAGGAACAGTCCGGAGCGGTCCGGCTCACCGGCTATGCGCATGGCGGAGGGTGTGCCTGCAAGATTCCCCCCGGGGAACTCGAGGATGTGGTCCGTGGCCTGGCCGGCCAGACCCACCCGGACGTTCTGGTGGGGCTCGACGGCGGCGATGATGCCTCCGCTGTACTGGTTAGTGAGGACCTCGCGGTGCTCTCGACGGCGGATTTCTTCACGCCAGTGGTCGATGACGCCTACGACTGGGGCCGGATCGCGGCAGCGAACGCTCTCTCCGACATCTATGCCATGGGCGGGCGCCCGGTCAGCGCCATCAATCTCGTCGGCTGGCCGCGGGGAGTGCTGCCGATGGAGCTGCTGGCCGAGGTTCTGCGCGGCGGGCTGGCAGTTGCCGCCGAAGCTGGCTGCCCGGTGACGGGAGGACACTCAGTTGATGACCCGGAGCCCAAATACGGAATGGCGGTGACCGGCATCGCGGACCCCGGCAAGCTGCTTCGCAACGATGCCGCCCGGCCCGGGCTGCCGCTCACACTGACCAAACCGATCGGCCTGGGTTTCCTGAATAACCGGCATAAGCAAACCGGCGAGGTATTCGACGAGGCCGTCGCGACGATGGTGCAACTGAACCGGGAGGCCGCCGGGGCAGCGGTGCAGCGCGGCCTCCGGGCCGCGACGGATGTCACCGGTTTTGGCCTGCTGGGCCATCTCTACAAGATGTGCCGGGCCTCCGGCGTGGGCGCGGTCATCGACCAAAGCGCGGTGCCGCTGGTCTCCGGTGCCCGGGAAGCGCTGCGGGACGGCTTCGTCTCGGGCGGGACGCGGCGCAACCTGGACTGGGTCCGTCCCCATCTCCGGCCGGGGCCCGGAGTCTCCGAGGAGAACCTGCTGGCGCTCGCCGACGCCCAGACCTCCGGCGGCTTGCTCGTAGTGGGCGAACTCCCCGGGCACCCCGTCGTGGGCTACACGACGGAGGGCCCGGGAATCGAGGTGCGCTAG